A segment of the Brienomyrus brachyistius isolate T26 chromosome 4, BBRACH_0.4, whole genome shotgun sequence genome:
TGACCAAAGGAAAGATGTTGCATGGAGTCTTTTATTCAACAAGTATTTATGTTTGTAGGAGTTAATATTTGCATTTAGGATGGTCGTTTGTCTGGATTAGTCATACTTTATAGGCCTATAGGTAATTTTAACAACGTCGTTAAAGATATAGCTAGCTAGCTCTGCACATCATTGTTAACTGAGAATATAAAATGTTAGTGTCTTGTTGACTCTGACATTTTGTCTCGCTGACAATCCAGGTAAATGCTTTTAGAACATTAAAACGTTAACTAACAGCTGGGTAAAGATATGTTCCTATTTGTGGTGGTCGGGGTGTCGTATTACGTTCTTCTGGATTTATTTTGTAAAGTAGTTtctgggaggaaaaaaaaccgTTATATATCCCGATATGGATTTTTCGAGATGCGTGTTTTTCATAGAACACGACGAAACGAAGCCATTGTGGAAAGATTTCTCCAAATATGTTGTTTTTGGTTCTGGTTACATATACTGCGTTTATTCTCTCTTTGTGTAGATTGCCTCTCTCGCTGGACCTGGAGGGAAAGTGGAAGTGGAGCAGAACTTTTTGAACAACAAGCTAAAAACGATAACGGCATACTTTGGAAACCTGATAAAATCGAATTATTAGTTTTTATCCGTCGTCAGTGTTGTAATTTACTTGTTCGTTTCTTGTGCTCAGCGTGGTTTGtttgtactgtacataaatatataaaaaaaaagtcgtaattgttttatgttttataaataaactttttttaatataaAGGTCAGACGGTATAGTTGGGCCTGTGTTTTAAATGTGCCTTCGCGCCACTGATAGCGGCTCCAGGGCGTTCCGTCTGTCCGGCCCCCTCTGGTCCCCTCTTCTTATCGGCACATTGAAAGACATTAACCACGTCCAGACTCTCGGTTCCTGCTGCTAAACCGAAACGAAGTTTTCGAGGACCTGCGGCACCGCAGCAACAGCTTCCTCCGCGACGAATTTGCGGGCCCATTACGCAAGATACGGCGGGGCAAAGCGCATCTCGGAGGAACAGCCGGTCATCTGAAGGAGGTACGACGAGGACGTTttacaataaatattaaaatatgtgtgATATTAAATACCCTTGGTTATATACTGGGTTGGGGGTTAGAGGAACCATGGCTAGGATGAATACATTGGTATTACATTACGTGGGCCATATTTAAAACGCAACTGCTCTTTTGGGCTGCTGGCAATATTTAACTCGTTTTTATAATAAAAGTGCtggaaaaaagcaaaaatggACTAGAGTGTAATGTTCCGTGCTGATGTCTTACCATAAAATATTTATTGAAGAAAACTTGTCACTGAAACTATATTTGTTAAGGTTCTGAGAGCGTGTTGTTAGAAGCGCAGTTTGGCCCTTTTTCTGTTTTATGACAGGGTCCCGTGCAGTTAATGTAGTAAAATTTAAGGACACGCATATTAACTTGAATAAATTTTACAGTGTGATAGTTTGTGCTTTAAATATAAACTAATGACATTTCACATAAAATGTAGCAATCTCAGTAGTGGTAAGAGTATAGCGTAAATGTTTCACCCTAGAGTGAAGTAACGATGGAAATAACTATAAACGCAATGGTAATTATCAGTGAACAGTAATTTACACTGAGTGTTGGGGGATTAATGACTAATAAGTAATGAAAGGTGCGTCCTCGCTGCTCGGGGTATTTCCCCAGCCTTTGCCCCAATGTTCCGGTGGGACTCGCCCGAACCGGTCGCGGTGTGTAAGCAAGCATGAGGTTCGGGCCAGATGAGATCCCTAGGCGTGTTTGCACCGCCTTCATCCAGCTGCCCCGTTAACTCAAGGTCTTCTGAGGCTCGGGCTTTTGGACCGTGCCAAGTTCATATGCAAATCAAAGAGACAAGGAAGTTGGTGGAGAAAACTCCCTACGCGAGTCTAATTTCAGTTTCCTCATTTTCGCGTGGTGAATGGGTCTTTGCTGCAGCGAATTTGCGGAGTTTTAAATCGGCTTTATGAATAAGCGATTGGTGCACTCGAACTGCCTGTTTTTAAGATAGATGCACTAAACGCCGAATCGCTTGTAATTGACGGGTAAGTAATTTGTTGTATTCGTGCGTATTTAGGCTGCTAGTTATGTTCCTGAGATCGGTTTCTTGTAAAACGCAAGTTTTGATCATTAAGGTAGATGActatattaatttaattttcagACACTTTGCCCTTTATACTTCAGAAATTGCTGCGTCTTAGAGCTGGGTCTCGGGTGTTGTTCTTGTATTGGCGCGATTGTGATGAGGTGAGCAAATCTAGGGTAAAGATTAACATAACATTAATAACAATGCGAATGGCAAGGAAGATATTCTTATAACCGTGATGTTGTTGGTTTAGCGTCAGTTTGTTTAAATCAtgctgtgcttctcagtcctcgGCGATCTAAACTTTAAATGTGAGGCAGTGAGCTGAATGTAACTGTCCGGGAAGGTGTCTCCGGACATCGCCGACCAGCTGCCCAATACAGTGGATGTCGCCCCCCGCTGTGAGACGCGCTAGAAATAGTCTGAGAACTTCTCAACTCTCATACTTCAAAATCAGAAGTAATTTATGGTGGTGTTCActgttccaggcagcacagactGAACAGCACTCTCAACAGAAGCCGATATGCAACGGCATAGGAAAGAGTttgatcatttttttttcttttggggggAGAACAACTTAATTGCCAATTAATCTAAATCAAAATTATGGAGGTTCTTGTTGAGCACATATGAGTTTATATATCATCAGGATGGCCTGTTGTTCTTGGTTCTTGGTCCCTTCATGTAGAAAaggggctggatggatggacggttcTTGTTTTCTTGTGTACTTTGCATGGGCGTTGccaccattaaatctgagggggacgtgtccccctcacatttcatagttattcgtttggacccccccccccccccccccacattgaaaatgcttctgacgcccctggGACCCTGTGTCCGTTTGCGTTATGCATGCATGAATTCCTGGGTTAGTGATTACCTTGTGATCACTGATGGTAAACTCTGCCATTTCTCCTATCAAATATTAACGCAGTCTGGACTTGCAATACAGGCCCAGCCAAGCGGATTAGTTATTAATGTCAACAACAAAATTAAATTCCAAAGTCAATGGAAATACTTGTGACCTCCTTTGGTGTTGGTGCGCAGGGATCCACAAAAGTGGAGGCGTTTATCAGCAATCGGGAGACTCCTGTTGTTCTGTGTTGTTATTTAGAACAAACTTAAAAAGAGAATAACCTTCCCCTCAGTACTAGATAGCATTCATCAGGACATGGAAGCTGTACATTGCTGTTGGTTAACTGTTATTACATGGCCCCTGGGtaccagtcatttcaaaattattCTTCCTCATTAGGCCCTTGCATGTTCTGCCGTATCACTTTTCTAATCACTGTCTTGTTTTACAACGCTTATAGTCTTCTGGCCGTAATTTGCttatttttctttcctctttctctcTGTTGTGCCAATTGTCCCCACCGGTCTCTGTGCAGCATTCTGACTGCCATAGCTGTGGAAGGTACAAGCTCGTCGCTGAATGGAAACTTGGCTCCATCTCTCAAGACTGTGTGCGATGTGATGAGACAGATGGAGTCTAACGGCATATAAACTCCGTATCACTACCTGGCAACCCCACATTCATTTTACACCTACGTAACAATAACGGCATAAGAATTTAATCCTGGATCACATCTTGGCCATTTCCATGTCAGATCTGCGTCTGAACCGTTACATGCCCTTATGATATCCATATTCCATTCCTGTTATCCACGCCTTATTCCTCTTAGATCCGTATATTATTAACTTCCAATCTATATATATGTTTTCCGTCATATGCTCCACTTGCCTGTGTCATATGCATAGCAAGTCCACGTCATCTCGGTCGCGCCCTTGTCATCCCTGTCACACGCAACGTAAAGTCAACACTAGAGGAATTGTAGATCGCTATTCGCGCACAGTTAATCGGCCTGGTCTGACAAGTCTTGCCGGCAACTTCCTGTTTGGCAGCTAAGAACATCGCCACGGCAACCGAAAGCAGgtggcattttatttattttttttgtcctaATGGCCTTGTTTGTGTATGGAAGTCTGGTATTTAACTCACCCTGGCTATCTGCGGCATGCGTGGCATCAATTTTTGGTAGTGAAGGCGACTTGACTGTGCTCCATCGTTGGTGAAGTGGTCACAGAAATTTCCGGCAAAATGAACGAATGACTGGTACTTGTTTCACGCGTGGCAATGAGCACGCAAGGCTGGTACTAAGTTGGCAGGTCCTCACTGTAGCTATGAAGCACCCACTTATGATTTGCCTCTCAGGAAAAGCTGTCCTGTTGTGTAGTAATTGTAATTAGCTGTCTGTTTGCCCTTAGGGTTGATGTCTCCCCTTTACTTGTTTGAACAGGTTGTCTGGTTCGGCGAGTGAATCTGTCTCTCTTTTGACAGCAAAACTGCTAAATGTGGCATGTTGAAGTGAAGGCCCAGTACTTCTCTAATTTATAACCTCCTTGCAGAAGTTTATATCGCAGCATCGTTTCACATCACAGGGCCTGTCGCGTCTGCCCGGCGTGCCGTTGATGACGGTGCTCCTTCGGTTCCTCATTTGCTACGCTTCGCACCCTCCGTTCCCTCTTGCTTCATGCTTAGCTTGCCGGTTTGCAGCGAGACGTGAGAGGACGTCTGCCTAAGTCTGGCCGTCCGTCGGCTGCGGCCACACTGGTGGGTTGGATGAGAAAAGATGTCGAGTTGGCGTATCATGAATGCCAGTGTCGAAACTAAGGAAACGCGTAAAGGAAAGCTGGACACCAGTGCAAGTGGTTTTACAAAGATATCACACGAAAGTGGACACCGGTTAAGCTCATACACCTTTGAAATAGTGTTGTCACAATACCAAAATCATGGCTTCAATACATGCCTGAAATATTTCAATATCCTTGGCAGAGGTCTGCACTCTGACCATGTTTACTAGTAATAAGgaatatttacacatgctgcATCCCATGATTACATTAAAAGATTAAACGTCAAATTTAGCAGACTATCTTTGCCCTTAATTTTAACTCTCAAACTTAATTGGTTAAAAAGTCAGATTCTCACAAAATACATCACACTCATTTAACGTATATTTGAGGAACAGGCCTGATACATAATTATCACATTTGCTAAAGTGTCGCCCCTTAAATTCTTGAAATAATGCGGGATGTCTGTCGGTGATGCGCTTTAAGTTCGTTTTGGCTCCCTTGGCCAGCATTGATTTATCACGTCTTTTATACACAAAGTTTACGGGGTCTGTCGGCTTGCCTGTCGGCGATGCAAGTGGAAATAATGCCTCATTTCACTTCGTACGTCTGCGTTGTCGACAAGCTGTGGACGACTGGCGGAGGCACATATTTGCTGTCATGGGTCTCCTGTAATGGTGTGACGTTCGCAAACGATTCATTCGTGAGGAACGAATCCCGAACAGGAACTAATGACTCACATTCACTTCCCTGCAAAGATTCGTTCTTTTTCGTTCTTCAGCTTGTTTTCAGAAATAATACTTCCCTCCTCGACTATGGCCAGTGAGAGCCAGCGAGGCATGTAAGGTCATGTCGGAACGAGACACTCGGATTGGGTACTGAACGAGAGACTCGGATTGGGTACTGAACGAGAGACTCGGATTGGGTACTGAACGAGAGACTCGGATTGGGTACTGAACGAGAGAGCCAGTTTTTTCACATGACTTATTGGCGACTTTTAGCTGACCCCTTAGCACTATTTAGTCTAAATAGTACGCTATTTTTGACATGTAGGAACCCAagcgttctgatctattttatGGAAACGGCAATGAATCTTTTGCGTGAACGGAATGAAATGAACCGTGCCCCATCAGTGCTCTCCTGTCTGTAGAAGGGTGAGAGAAAAAAAGGTTAGCATGACGTAGAGAAGGAGCCCAGCGGACCCGCTGTTGCACAGCACCAAAAGTCATAGGACATTTTCTTAAGTATTAATACTAATAAAGCGGAAAATAGTGTAGTTTTTAACTACGGGATATTGCGGTACTTTTTCAGTATCTTATACCGTGCAACACTGCTTTGAAATGGTACACAAAAGATGACTGAGATCAGGGAGGTGTTCGTGTGCCTGTGAGGACCTGAGCATTGCTAcgcaaaaaatgactgacaccagggaggtgttcGTGTGCCTGTGAGGACCTGAGCATTTTTaacacacaggctcatggggcCCAGCATCTGCCTGCCGCATCAGAACTGAACGTCTGCACTTGATTTGGACTGAGTGTTTTGTGCACCAGAGGAAGTGAGGCTGCAGACAGCCACAGCATAGCCCTGTGGGCTGCACCACATACTTATTTTTCCCAAAACGTGTATGGAGGTCTTGACCAAGTCATGTGACCAGTCCGCTCACTCACCGTTCGCCTAATTCCTCTTCTCAGTTGTTGTATGAGCTTAAATTTGCTTTTCTTATACCTCCACTAAACGTAACCAGACCCCGTCGCCCGACCCGATGCCTCCGTGACCCACAGCTCCTTTGACATCCTATTTTTTGACACATTTGTGTACTTTCTAACAACAGAAAAGATGGACAACACCTCCATGGACTTGACAGATGGAGAACAACAAAGAAATAACATTAATAGCTCCAAGTGATgatgaccacaggatgggctgaaAATGATTGAAAAGCTTTTCCCCCTCCTCTGCATGCTTTATGAACATTCTAAATCATCCGAAATGGAATAAATTGCGTAAAAGTGGGATATCCAGTCGAGTGAATTATGCTTAAACTGCTGACGGTGCTGGAGCCTGGCTGGTGCCCTCTGAGGGCTGGCTATCAGGCAGACACGTGACTCCTAGTCACTTCCTTTCTAGAGCCAAAATGAAGGACCTTCCTGGCAGTCGCTTCTCTGCTGGCCACAATGCCAGCTTGTCTTTGGATACTCATGGCAGAGTGGGTGCCGCCGTGGGCCTCTGCTGTCTGTCCCTTTTTGTCCTAGGAGCCTCTTACTGGTACCTTTGTTAGTGTATTTGAACATTGGTATAATCGCATGATGTAGTATTGGTCCAAGTGAACTTTGGATCTTTGACCCTTAACCCAAATCgatttgtctgtctgtgtcagcGAATGACTGAAACCTCGGTTCTCTTTCGCCTCTACAGATACTATGGGTTGTCGGAAATCCAAGCCACGTGACAGATCGAATGGCGATGCGCTCGATTTGAAGAGACAACCGCCTGTACGTACCAACCAAATCTATGTGCGAGATCCCACCTCTGGTAGCCCGCACGCGATAGTAAGTAGTGAGGTCAGGAGGAAACGCCTCTTCTCCCCATCAGCCGCTTGATCCTCCAATCACTCTCTTTGACCAGTCATTATGGATGCTTTTGTCACCTGCGCAAGAATGTATCATGATGAAGGAAAATtaatatgtttgtgtgtgactGCATGCGCTGTATGACAGGTGTGGTAGAACAACAGGACATTTAAGCAATGCTACTGGTAATACTGGTTTTCTGTGAAATATTGCAAGTATTGCCTTGTGTTTGACATGTCAAAGACCTCAGCACCCATCTCTGTACTGCCTTTGCCCACATGAATACATTTGCCTTGAACTTCTTTTTGTAGGTCCCAGCTCAGGATGGACAGCTCCTACCTGGTCAGGTCTTCCAAAATATGGAAGGTAGGTTTTTCGATTTCATGGTCTGCTAACAAAAGGCACCGGGACTCCTGAAAGTGTCATCCAGTGCAAATATTCTGGCCAGCTTTATGCGAAGTTCCGTGTTGCAGTTATGTTCCAGGTCATCCCATATGTCAGTGCTGATGGGGGCAATTGCAAGGAAATGATTTGCATCGTTTCCCTGTAGGGCTATAGCAGGTTTTAGCAGGCTACGATAGCTGGCTCCCTCAACCCTTTCTGGCCGCCCCTCCGGACTGGTGCACTGCTAGAGGAAGTCACGCTATCCTCCGAGTCCCCTGTAGAGCTACAGAACAATTAAATTGAAGATGGCACTGGGCAGTTATGTGAGAAACAGTATCTCTGAATAAGGGTCCCGCACTCCgtccttatttatttattttatcttgCAGAGCAAAATGAATCTGGCAAAATCGTGATTGCCCTGTACCCCTATGAAGCCATACATCCCGATGATCTGGGATTTAAGAAAGGAGAGAAGCTTAGGGTTCTTGAAGAGTAAGTATTTCAGCCTGGATGCCTGATCAGTGAGACCTTTCCAGTGGAACCATATCCCAGTCCTGGTTGTACTGATCTTGGTTTGTCTTTATCTTGTAGGAAGGGGGAATGGTGGAGAGCCAAGTCCCTAACCAGTAGGAAAGAAGGTTTTATCCCTTCAAACTATGTGGCAGAAGCCAACACGATGGAGACTGAGGAGTGAGTGTATTGCCCAAGTCTGTTCCCACTCTTGTTCACTTTTGGTCCCAACAAAAAGATAGTTCAGTCTTTAATACATCGAACCCATCCACCTTATTTACACAGATTTGTGTGCTTAATGTGATAATCCCTGGTTATACAAGCAATTAGTTTGCGGGTTGTATTTACAAAAGGTGTACAGTGGAAAAACCAGTTGGTCCAGATGAAGGCAGATTTGCATTCCAGTGTTTCTGCGTGGCATCCCAGACACCATGCTTATCTCATGACTGCGTTCATTGAAGTTAATCTGGAGACAATAACTTGCGTCAGTGTTCATGATAATGGAGGGGTTGGAATGGACCTGGCGATGACTATTATGGGCTTTCATTTCAGTTCTGTTACTAGGACCAATTTCAGGCCTTTTTGTGAGAAGCATTTGACTTCTGTTAgtgagagaacattttaaaaagaatttgaggaagcacttctacatgctgtgtaaagtcggagtatggaatagtcttcctgctagtgtagcacaagctaaaaccctgcgTTCCTTTaaataagagctagataaggtttTAACAACCCTGAGCTATTCATTacgttctccccaaacgagcttaatggcctcctcttgtttgtacatttcttatgttcttattcaaATTCCAGTGTGGTCCATAACAGGAAATCCATTACTCCAGCCTTCACCTAGCTTGTGGTTTTTATGATAGGGCTTGTTTACCGCTAACTGTAACTTGTGTTCTGTTGTGCAGGTGGTTTTTCAAAGATATCACGAGGAAAGATGCAGAGAGACAGCTCTTGGCACCAGCAAATAAAGCGGGATCTTACCTCCTCCGAGAGAGTGAGACTTCAAAAGGTAGGGTGTGGGGGTCTCGGCTTGAAGGCCAAACAGCAGTAAAAGCGCATCTTTGGCCCTTGAAGAACATTGTCCGGAGATCTTTATTATCTACATTCATGTTTCCTCAAAAGATTAGACCAACAGCAGGAGACAGGTCTGAGAATAGATCAAGATGTTCTAGGGCGGGGTCAGCGGGTCAGGACACAGTgcccgtgatcggaaggtcgtcggttctAATCCTAGTCTCAAAGTGATGTCagtattgggcccctgagcaaggcccttaaccaccaGTCGCTCCAAGAAAATGCACGTTGGATAAAAGTGTAAGATAAATAAATAGGATGTTTATTAAATGAAGGATGGTTGCGTCATGGTAGTCGGAATGATGTCGGGAAACGGAGTTACGTTATAAGTAGTTCCTTGTTTTGTAAGACCTCAGTGCTCCGGTTTTATGACTAGGAGACTGAAAAGCTCCCTCTCAATAAATGTTGTGTAAAAATATGTTTCCAGGAGAAAAAGAAACGTCAGGCAGGATGGCCTGCTCGTGTGGCTCACATGTTAAAGGGGCAGTGTTCTGGATCTGAGGCACtgtgtttgcttttgttttaaGGGAGTTACTCTCTATCAATAAGAGATGTGGACCTTCAGGGTGCAGACAGTGTCAAGCACTACAAGATCCGGACCCTGGATAGTGGCGGCTACTATATCTCTCCCAAAATCACCTTCCCGGATATTGGGAGCATGATAAGTCATTACCATAGTAAGTAGcgtgaagtttttttttgtttttttttttttgtttttagttctttAAGAACATCCTACATTATTTGTACTTATGGTTGATCCCCTCTGGTAATGCCCACCTTCAGGGAGTCTATAGTAGTCTATATAATAGTTAACCACTGAAGGCCGGGGGTCTCTCGGGGAGAGAATGAGACCCTCTGCATCTGGcttacagagcaggctgatggCCTCTGCAGGAAGCTGGAGAAGCCATGCGTTAAACCCAAGGCCCAAAAGCCCTGGGACAAAGACGCCTGGGAGATCTCCAAGGAGTCCATCAAGATGGTGAAGAAGCTGGGAGCCGGCCAGTTCGGGGAGGTCTGGATGGGTGAGCCGCTTTCTCCGCTCAGCCGTGACTTTGAAGTTCAGCTGTGTCCCGGTTCTCCTTCGGGTTTCACTTGGATTTCATGTAGAAGTTCCGCACCGTGATGCGTGTGAATAAAGGGACGGTGTGCTGCACTGTGACCGTTCAGTAAGCCCTCAAACTGCTGACTCATCTGCCTGGAGGTCAGGGGAACCTGGAATTCTGACCAGGAACTTACTGCTACCTCTTTCTGGTAAAACATTTGAGTGCCTGGGAAATGCAGAAAATTTGTGGTTATAAGCAGCATCCTGCCATAGAAACGGACAATGTGCAGTCAACCCTTCCACGTGGAGGGGGTTAGGGGCGCAAACGCTCTCCCCCCGGATCTTGAAAAAAATCATACTATTTTTTTGCTCCCTTTAATCCCCTCGGTGAGTGAAAACAAGCATGCGAGTGGAGTGAAGCGAAAAGATACAAGACATGCGAGATGCAGAGATCACTGCAAGATCACGGCGAGATCACTGCGAGATCTCACATGAGAGGCTGCCGTAAACACACTTGGCCTCCTCCAGTCCAGCACTGTACATATATTTCACGCATTTATGAGTTTCTAAACTTTTTGTGCTCCATCTGctggccttggtgtgtcttcAGCGGCTTTCGCAAACACTCCCAAGAATTCCCATTTAGTTTCTTACGCCGACCCCACGCTCAATCAATACCACAATGGGGAAGGAGAATCGATAGATGATCATAACGTGTCACTTTTCATGTTTCTATTACTATTCGGTAATCAGTGAGACACTGGTATCATTAATTTATTATGGAACGCTGTACAGATGATAGAAGTTGGCTGAACGTCGTTGCGTTCAAATGACGTAGCTCCTTTAAATGTCGGCTCTTGTGTTCAGGCTATGTCGTATATAACAGCACGATATCTATGTCCATCTGGGTGGCGTCAGATATTTATCAGGCGTGAGACAAAGGCACCCAGTTATGGATTTGCATGGGCATGGCACCCTGTATTCTGTGACCCTCGGTCTGGCCAGCCCAGTCCGGAAAGCAGCCAGTTTTGCAGATATTCAAACGACGTATAGTTCCTGTCGAGAGAAGCGCTTCCTCCTTTCTGAGCTGGGGAAGACTCCACTGATGCCATCTGTCACTCTTCTGGAGGTTTCTGCTTCTCCTCCAGTCCCTCTCCTTCCCTAGGAAACGCAGCCGATCGTTTCTCATCCGGAGTTTTTCGAGGGCGGCCTACCTGCCAGATGACAGGTCGATTTTGCTTGCGAGCAGCTTACAAAGGCTTTGTGCGAAAGGAGCCGTCTGCGTTGTCTTGTATTTACTTTGGTTAGAAGGTGTTAAGATCTTTAACAGCAGGGCTTTTAGTAGTTGCAGAAGCACAGCCTGGTAACTGCAGATGGACACCTCCTGTGTAAGAAGCGTTTAGATCGGGCAGGACCAGCACCAACCCGTCCCAGCTGACAGCATCCCAGCCTCGAGTGGCCTCATGTTGAGGATATTTGGCCACAAAAACCTCCCTGACGGACGAAAGGAAGTGGCTTCTCCTGCTTCGCTCACAGGAAGTGTCAGCGGGGCGCTGTGTTGTTAtaccattcatttttatttaaaattgatttttatttatcttattttcaattttcatttgaaatttaGGTTTTATTATAGTCAgttatgttttattaattttattttagtttctttttttagttttttttatttttaggggtagcctgaaagttttaagtatttttaatatttttttaattttttttatgtttctgaTCTTTAAGGAATGCTCTGTAAATACACAGTGCATATTtgagatttatttttattttatttacattagTTTCAGAAGCAACATTTTATAGTTTTCCTTtggttgtattttttttttcttttcgtatcatagtttatttaaaaaacattttcttaCAGTTTCAGTTTTCGATAAGGAGGGTAGCTCTGGTAGGACGCAGGTCACTTGTAGTCCGCGGCCCCTTGCCCACATCGGTGGCCTCTGTCCTGGTGACACTTCAACGCTTCTTCAAGGCCCTTCCAAcactttcatttacattttttttttttgggggggtgggggggggcgcggcGAGCACCGTCGAGGTTTCCAGATACAGGTGATTCCATTTCGCAGTCCTGATTTTATTATGGAAATCCTGAACCAGGTTTTAAGATCAAGCAAAAGACTCCATTTCGACATCGTCTTAAACTTCCGTGGTACTTAATTTGAAATGAATGAACAGGGGGGCGATTTGAAGCTGTGGTGCGTTTACTCTGTCGCCTGCAGCGTACTACAACAACAGCACCAAGGTGGCGGTGAAGACGCTGAAGCCGGGCACCATGTCGCCCGAAGCCTTCCTGGAGGAGGCCAACCTGATGAAGACGCTTCAGCACGACCGACTGGTGCGGCTCTACGCCGTGGTCACCAAGATCGAGCCGATCTTCATCATCACTGAGTTCATGGCCCACGGTAGGGACACCTGCCACGCTGGGAATCGCAGCAGAACTGCAGTCGAAATGTCTCTCTAGAGAGGAGTTCATTTCAAGTTAACGAtggaacagtttttttttttttagaaatgtcTACTAAAACCTTATACTTCTCTATTCTGTCATTTTTAGCATTTACCTGAGTAAGAATGTGACTGTAAAAGTACCCTGTTTCACAATAAGTAATATTAAGGTACGACGTCATGTCACAGCTGTGTTCAGGCGCAGATGTGTGCAGGGGGTTCGTTAATGCCCCCTTGATGACGCCTAACACAGGCCTTGGACGGATCCTGAATCCAGGGAGCTTCTTTGTCACATTTGTCCTGTCTAACGAAAGTCGTCTGTTTTCCTGTTTTCGTTCACAGGAAGCCTGTTGGACTTCCTGAAAAGTGAAGTGGGGGCAAAAGTACTGTTGCCCAAACTTATCGATTTTTCAGCTCAGgtaacttaatttttttttttcccgtcaGGGCAAATGCGTGCACTCATTAAACACTTCTCGAAACGAACacttatttttgtttccatTAATATGCCAAAAGAGGAACAGAAATTAGCTTGGTTGACAGCGTGTTTTCTGGCATATTTTGAGACGCTTCCTGTTTGTGGAAAATTTTGAAGTGCCAGTCGTCGGCCAATTTTGTGCTGTTCTTGTCAAATTAAAG
Coding sequences within it:
- the lyn gene encoding tyrosine-protein kinase Lyn isoform X2, producing MGCRKSKPRDRSNGDALDLKRQPPVPAQDGQLLPGQVFQNMEEQNESGKIVIALYPYEAIHPDDLGFKKGEKLRVLEEKGEWWRAKSLTSRKEGFIPSNYVAEANTMETEEWFFKDITRKDAERQLLAPANKAGSYLLRESETSKGSYSLSIRDVDLQGADSVKHYKIRTLDSGGYYISPKITFPDIGSMISHYHKQADGLCRKLEKPCVKPKAQKPWDKDAWEISKESIKMVKKLGAGQFGEVWMAYYNNSTKVAVKTLKPGTMSPEAFLEEANLMKTLQHDRLVRLYAVVTKIEPIFIITEFMAHGSLLDFLKSEVGAKVLLPKLIDFSAQIAEGMAYIEKKNYIHRDLRAANVLVSESLLCKIADFGLARIIEDDQYTAREGAKFPIKWTAPEAINYGSFTIKSDMWSFGVLLYEIITYGKMPYPGMSNAEVMTSVQRGYRMPKPENCPNELYEIMNTCWKNKPEDRPTFDYIQSVLDDFYTATEGQYQQQP
- the lyn gene encoding tyrosine-protein kinase Lyn isoform X1 codes for the protein MGCRKSKPRDRSNGDALDLKRQPPVRTNQIYVRDPTSGSPHAIVPAQDGQLLPGQVFQNMEEQNESGKIVIALYPYEAIHPDDLGFKKGEKLRVLEEKGEWWRAKSLTSRKEGFIPSNYVAEANTMETEEWFFKDITRKDAERQLLAPANKAGSYLLRESETSKGSYSLSIRDVDLQGADSVKHYKIRTLDSGGYYISPKITFPDIGSMISHYHKQADGLCRKLEKPCVKPKAQKPWDKDAWEISKESIKMVKKLGAGQFGEVWMAYYNNSTKVAVKTLKPGTMSPEAFLEEANLMKTLQHDRLVRLYAVVTKIEPIFIITEFMAHGSLLDFLKSEVGAKVLLPKLIDFSAQIAEGMAYIEKKNYIHRDLRAANVLVSESLLCKIADFGLARIIEDDQYTAREGAKFPIKWTAPEAINYGSFTIKSDMWSFGVLLYEIITYGKMPYPGMSNAEVMTSVQRGYRMPKPENCPNELYEIMNTCWKNKPEDRPTFDYIQSVLDDFYTATEGQYQQQP